The Mycobacterium seoulense genomic interval ACTTACCGTGATCCCTTCCGCCGCAAGCTCTTTGACCACGGGAATCACTCGCGACGTCTCGACCCGGGAATCGATCCGCGTGGCACCGGGCCGGGTCGACTCCCCACCGACGTCGACGATGTCCGCGCCGTCGGCGGCCAGCGCCAGTCCATGCGCCACCGCGTTGCCGGTATCGAGATAGCGGCCGCCATCGGAGAACGAGTCGTCAGTGACGTTCAGGACTCCCATAACCCGCACGGGCGCGACTCACTTACGCAGGATGAGGTCGAGCGCCTCGGCTCGGGAAGCGGCGTTGGTCTTGAACTGTCCACGCACCGCCGAGGTGGTGGTGACCGCGCCGGGCTTGCGGACGCCGCGCATGGCCATGCACAGGTGCTCGGCTTCGATCACGACGATCACCCCGCGCGGGTCGAGTTTGTTCATCAGGGCGTCGGCTACCTGGCTGGTGAGCCGTTCCTGCACCTGCGGCCGCTTGGCGTAGAGGTCGACCAACCGCGCGATCTTGGACAGCCCGGTCACCCTGCCGTCGCTGCCCGGGATGTAGCCGACGTGGGCCACCCCGTGAAACGACACCAGATGGTGTTCGCAGGTGGAGTACAGCGGGATTTCCTTCACGAGCACCAGTTCGTCGTGATCCTCGTCGAACATGGTGTTCAGCACGCTGTCGGGGTCCGTGTAGAGCCCGGCGAAGATTTCCCGGTAGGCGCGGGCGACGCGAGCCGGCGTGTCGCGCAGGCCGTGCCGGTCCGGGTCCTCGCCGATTGCGTGCAGCAGCTCCCGCACCGCGGCCTCGGCACGCGCCTGGTCGAACACCCGAACCGAGGGCGAGGCGGTGTCCGGCCCCACACCTGTTACGGCCATCGATCCTCCGTTCGTCAGCCGTGCGCCGGTGGGTTGGACCGGCTTACGTCGTCGTCCTGCTGGTCGGGCGACGCGCCGGCCGGGTCCGGCAGGCTCGGCGGCGGATAGGGCGGATACGGCGGGTAGGGCGGCTGCACCTGGCCCTGCGGACCCTGGTGGCCCTGATGGCGGGGCTGCCCCGGATAACCGGGGGAGTGCCCCGCGGGCTGCGGCCAGTAGGGCTGTTGCGGGGCCTGCGGCGGCGGATACCAGTAATTAGGCTGCGGGTCCTGCGGGGGCCATCCCGGCGCGTGCCAGCCCGCCGGAGCCCCGTAGTCCGGCTGGGTGGGTCCGTGCGGCACTCCTGGACGATTGCCGGCCGCTTGAGAGCCGTTGCCGCCGTTGTTCTTCCGGTCGGCGTCCGCTCCCGCAGCCGCCGCGGCCTGGCTGGCCCGCGCGATGGCCGCCTTGAATGCCGGTTCGGGGACGGGCGGTGGCCACGGCTCGCCGCGCTCCATCGCCAGCTCGCCGGGCGTCTTGATCGGCGGCTTGTCCGACGGGATGCGGCCACCGAAGTCGTCGAACATGGTGAGCCTGGGCCGCTTTTCCACGTCGGCGAAGATCCCTTCCAGCTCCGGGCGGTGCAGGGTCTCCTTCTCCAGCAGCTCGCCGGCCAGGGTGTCGAGGACGTCGCGATATTCGGTGAGGATCTCCCACGCCTCGGTGTGCGCCGCCTCGATCAGCTTGCGGACCTCGTCGTCGATGTCGCGGGCGACCTCGTGCGAGTAGTCGGCTTGGGTGCCCATGGTCCGGCCCAGAAACGGGTCCCCGTGCTCGGTGCCGTACTTCACGGCGCCGAGCTTGGAGCTCATCCCGAACTCGGTGACCATCGCGCGGGCCACCTTGGTGGCCTGCTCGATGTCGGACACCGCGCCGGTCGTCGGCTCGCGGAACACCAGTTCCTCGGCGGCGCGGCCGCCCATCGCGAATACCAGCTGAGCGATCATCTCCGAGCGGGTCCGCAGGCCCTTGTCCTCCTCGGGCACCGCCACCGCGTGCCCGCCGGTACGGCCCCGCGCGAGGATCGTGACCTTGTAAATCGGTTCGATGTCCGGCATCGCCCAGGCCGCCAGGGTGTGGCCGCCCTCGTGGTAGGCGGTGATCTTCTTTTCCTGCTCGCTGATGATCCGGCCCTTGCGGCGCGGCCCGCCGATCACCCGGTCCACCGCCTCTTCGAGCGCGGCGGTGGTGATGACGGTGCCGTTCTCCCGGGCGGTCAGCAGCGCCGCCTCGTTGATGACGTTGGCCAGGTCGGCACCGGTCATGCCGACGGTGCGCTTGGCCAGCCCGTTGAGGTCGGCGTCCGGGGCGATGGGCTTGCCCTTGGAATGCACCGCCAGCACCGCGCGGCGACCCGCCAGGTCCGGGTTGGACACCGGGATCTGACGGTCGAAGCGGCCGGGCCGCAGCAGCGCGGGGTCCAGGATGTCGGGCCGGTTGGTGGCCGCGATCAGGATGACGCCGGCGCGCGGGTCGAAACCGTCCATCTCGACCAGCAACTGGTTCAGCGTTTGCTCGCGCTCGTCGTGCCCACCGCCGAGGCCGGCGCCGCGCTGGCGGCCCACCGCGTCGATCTCGTCGACGAAGATGATGCAGGGGTTGTTCTGCTTGGCCTGCTCGAACAGGTCGCGCACCCGGGAGGCGCCCACACCGACGAACATCTCGACGAAGTCGGAGCCGGAGATGGTGAAGAACGGGACCCCGGCCTCCCCCGCCACGGCGCGGGCCAGCAGCGTCTTACCGGTTCCGGGTGGGCCGTAGAGCAGCACCCCCTTGGGGATCTTGGCGCCCAGGGCCTGATAGCGGCCGGGGTTCTGCAGGAAGTCCTTGATCTCGTAGAGCTCTTCGACCGCCTCGTCCACGCCCGCAACGTCGGCGAACGTCGTCTTGGGCATGTCCTTGTTGAGCAGCTTGGCGCGTGATTTGCCGAACCCGAAGCCCATTCGGGCGCCACCCTGCATGCGGGAGAACATCACGAACAGGCCCACCAGCAACAGCAGCGGAAGGACGTACACCAGCAGCTCGCCCAGAATGCTGCCCTGGTTGACGACCGTGCTGACCTTCGCGTTCTTCGCGCTCAGCGCGTTGAACAGGTCGACCGCGTACCCGCTCGGGTATTTGGTGATGACCTTGTCGGAGTTGTCGGTGTCGCCGTTGCCCTTCTTCAGGGTCAACCGCAGCTGCTGCTCGCGATCGTCGATCTGCGCGCTCTTGACGTTGTCGCCGTTGATCTGCGCCACCGCCACCGACGTGTCGACGGGCTTATAGCCGCGGGTGTCGTCGCTGAAGTAGAAGAACGACCAACCGAGCAGCACCACGACGGCAATCGCCGTGATGGTGCGGATAACGTTTTTCCGGTTCATCAATCATCGGCCGTGCCGGCCAGGTCCTTCCCCGATATTCACGCCGCTCGAAAAGTCCAGGTTACCGCTCGTGGCGATCGCCAGCCCCGGCAGAGCCGGGCGCAGCCGGATCGCCACCTCATCTGTGGATACGACATCTGTGGATATAACGACGGCGGGTTCCCGCCCAGCCGGGCGCTGGGGCGCGGGTTCCCGCCCAGCCGGGCACTCGGCGCAGTCGTCGGTCTCGTGATCATTCGTAATAGCGCGCCTCGACGACGTTGCCATCCGGATCGGCGAAGTAGTAGGCCTGCGGCGCCCAGCCGCGGGCCCCGAAATTGGGGCCCAGTCGCGCGCCGGTGTCCACTCCCGCCGCTTGCAGGCGAAGATCCAGCGCGTCATATTCAGACTTCGACAGCGCGAGGCAGACGTGGTTCACCGGGTGGCCGGCACTGCCGTGCACCCGCGTCAGCGACTCGACGCCGGCGACATCGCCAAGCGGCACCAAGTCGATGATCGAGTCCTCACAGACCCGCACGCTCGGGAAGGGCGAATCGCCGGCCTCGAACTCAGCGAACCGGACCGGCGCCAACCCGACCACCCTCGTATAGAAATCCATCGAGACGCGCGGATTCCTCGTCCAGAGGACGACGTGGTCGAGCCGCTTCATTCCCGGTCCCCCTTGCTTTCGCGCAACTGCGATGGCTTCACGGCGATATCTACCAGCCGACGAAAGCCGTTGGGATGCTATTCGCAATCAGCATGAATACTTCTCAGCCCCGGAGGGGTTGTGCTTTGGTGGCATGGTGCTCAAATCAACCGAACGGTTAGTGGAGACCAACGGTGTGCAGCTGCGGGTGACCGAGGCGGGCGAGCGCGGCGCACCCGTCGTGATTTTGGCCCACGGCTTTCCCGAACTGGCCTATTCGTGGCGCCACCAGATTCCGGTCCTCGCCGAGGCGGGTTACCGCGTGCTGGCGCCCGATCAGCGCGGCTATGGCGGCTCATCTCGTCCCGAAGCGGTCGAGGCTTACGACGTACACCAGCTCACGGCCGACCTTGTCGGTCTGCTCGACGACGTCGGCGCCGAACGCGCCGTATGGATCGGACACGACTGGGGTGCCGCGGTGGTGTGGAACGCCCCGTTGCTGCACCCGGATCGGGTCGCGGCCGTCGCCGCGCTCAGCGTGCCGGCGGTGCCCCGGCCGAAGTCGGCGCCGACGCAGGCATGGCGCAAGGCGTTCGGCGAGAACTTCTTCTACATCCTGTACTTCCAGGAGCCCGGCGTCGCCGACGCTGAGCTCAACGCCGACCCCGCCCGGACGATGCGGCGGATGATGGGCGGGTTGCGGACATCGGGTGACCCACTCACCGCGTCGCGGATGGTGGCCCCCGGTCCCGAAGGGTTCATCGACCGCCTTCCCGAACCGGACGCGTTGCCGGACTGGCTCAGCCAGGAGGAACTCGATCACTACGTCGCCGAGTTTTCTCGCACCGGGTTCACCGGCGGCCTGAACTGGTATCGCAACTTCGACCGCAACTGGGAGACCACTCCCGAGCTGGCCGACGCGAAAATTACTGTGCCGGCGCTCTTTATCGGGGGAACCGCCGACCCGGTGTTGACGTTCACCCGCGCCGACCGCGCGTCACAGTTGATCACCGGCCCCTACCGCCAGGTGATGATCGACGACGCGGGGCACTGGCTGCAGCAGGAAAGGCCCGACGAGGTGAACGCGGCCCTACTGGACTTCCTCAATGGATTGGAGTTGCGATGAGCGCGCCACTTCGCTTCGGTGTCTTCATCACACCGTTTCACCCGATCGGCCAATCCCCGACGGTGGCTTTGGAATACGACATGGAACGGGTGGTCGCGCTCGATCGGCTCGGTTACGACGAAGCGTGGTTCGGCGAGCACCACTCCGGAGGCTACGAGCTGATCGCCTGCCCGGAGGTCTTCATCGCGGCCGCCGCCGAGCGCACGAAACACATCCGGCTGGGCACCGGCGTGGTTTCGCTGCCCTACCACCATCCGCTGATGGTCGCCGATCGCTGGGTGCTGCTCGACCACCTCACCCGCGGCCGGGTCATGTTCGGCACCGGCCCCGGCGCGTTGCCGTCGGATGCCTACATGATGGGCATCGACCCGGTCGACCAGCGGCACATGATGCAGGAGTCGCTGGAGGCGATCCTCGCTCTGTTCCGCGCCGGTCCCACCGAGCGGATAGACCGCCACACCGACTGGTTCACGCTGCGCGACGCGCAACTGCATATCCGGCCCTACACCTGGCCCTATCCCGAAATCTCCACGGCGGCAATGATTTCTCCGTCCGGCCCGCGGCTGGCCGGTGCGCTGGGCACGTCGTTGCTGTCGTTGTCGATGTCGGTGCCCGGCGGCTACGCCGCGCTGGAAACCACTTGGGACGTGGTGCGCGAGCAGGCCGCCAAAGCCGGCCGGGACGAGCCGAACCGAGCCGACTGGCGTGTTCTGAGCATCATGCACATCGCGGACAGCCGTGAGCGGGCCATCGACGACTGCACCTACGGGCTGCAGGATTTCGCCAACTACTTCGGCGCGGCGGGGTTCGTCCCGTTGGCCAACACCGTCGAGGGCGCCCAGACGCCGCACGAGTTCGTCGAGGATTACGCGGCCAAGGGCAATTGCTGCATAGGAACCCCCGAGGACGCGATCGCCCACATCGAAGACCTGCTCGACCGCTCAGGCGGTTTCGGCACGCTGCTGATGCTGGGCCACGACTGGGCCTCCCCCGAGGCGACGTATCACTGCTACGAGCTGATGGCGCGCAAGGTGATCCCCCATTTCAAGGGACAGCTGACGGCGTCGCGCTCGTCGCACGACTGGGCCAAGGGCAATCGTGACCAATTGATCGGCCGAGCCGGTGAGGCCGTGGTGAAAGCCATCACCGAGCACGTCGACGAACAGAAGGGGGTGAAAAGCTGATGCGCGCTGCGGTATTGCGAGACGGCCGGATGGTCTGTCGGGATGACGTGCCGGATCCCGTGCCCGAGGCCGGGCAGGTGCTCGTCGGCGTGCAGGCGTGCGGGATATGCGGTTCGGACCTGCATTTCGCGGCGCACGGCGCACACGTGCTTCAGATGAGCGATCGGGTGGCCGGCGAAGCGGGCGGCATGCACGTCGACCTGAACCACGACGTCTTCATGGGGCACGAGTTCAGCGCCGAGGTCCTCGAGGCCGGGCCCGGCACCGAAACCCACCCGCCGGGAACGCTGGTCACCTCGCTTCCGGTGCTGTTGTCCGCCAAGGGCGTCGAGCCAATCGTCTACAGCAACAGCACAATCGGTGGTTACGCCGAACGCATGCTCCTTTCGGCGCCGCTGCTGCTGCCCGTCCCGAACGGCCTGGACTTCAAACATGCGGCCCTGACCGAACCCATGGCGGTGGGGTTGCACGCCGTCAACAAGTCCAACATCGCCCCCGGCGAGACAGCCCTGGTCATCGGGTGCGGCCCGATCGGCATCGCGATCATCGCCGCCCTACGCGCGCGCGGCGCCGAAAATGTTGTGGCGTCCGATTTTTCGCCAAAGCGCCGCGAACTGGCCGCTGCCATGGGCGCCCACCAGACGCTGGACGCCGCGCAGGGCTCGCCGTTCGACTCCGTCAAGCCCGCGGTGGTGTTCGAGGCGGTCGGAGTGCCCGGCATCATCGATGACGTCCTGCTCCGGGCCCGGCCGGGCACCCGCCTGGTGGTCGCCGGCGTTTGCATGCAGCCCGACACCGTGCATCCGTTCTTCGCGATTGCCAAAGAGATCAATGTTCAGTTCGTCCTTGCCTACACACCGGAGGAGTTCACCGACTCGCTGCGCGCGCTGGCCGAGGGTGACATCGACGTGAGCCCGCTGATCACCGGGGAGGTCGGCCTGGACGGGGTCGGCGCCGCCTTTGACGAACTCGCCGACCCCGAACGGCACTGCAAGGTTCTGGTCACCCCGTAACCAGCTGTCAGGCCCAGCTGGATCCGACGGCGCTGTCGGTGCCGGCCATGTTGCTGCCCGCGGTTTGCACTTTCTGCCCGTGGGTGTTGGCCTGCTCGTAGATCACCTGGAAGTTGCGGCCCAGCTGGATGATGAACTCCTGGCACGCCGCCGAACCGGCACCTCCCCAAAAGTCGCCGGCGGCAAGCACATCACGGACGATGGCCTGGTGTTCGGCCTCCAACGACGCGGCCTGTGCGCGAATGGTGGCCCCGTGGGCATCGACATCGCCGAATTGATAGTTGATCGTCATGTTGAACGTCTCCTGTTGGTAGAGGGGTTGATTGGTGGATTAGCTGCCCAGGACCTGCTGGGAGGCCTGCTCTTGCTGCTCGTAGTTGTCGGCGTCACGAACCAGCCCGTCCCGCACGCCGTGCAGCATGTTGACGATGTTGCGGAACGCTTGATTCATCTGGCCCATGGTGTCGTACGACGTCGCCTCGGCGGTTCCGCTCCAGCCCGCGCCGGAGATGTTCTGCGACGACGCCCACATCTTGCGGGCCTCGTCCTCCACCGTTTGGGCGTGGACCTCGAAGCGGCCCGCCATGTCCCGCATTGCGTGCGGATCGGTCATGAATCGTGTTGTCATTGATACTCTCCTTCGAAAGTGGTTGTTGGTTGCGAAGTTTGGTCACCGATATGTCGAGAGCGCTCCTTCCGTCATCCGACCACGCGCGGCAATACGCTTGCGGGAGCCGGCATGGTGCCGCCGAATCCGCGCATCTCCATACCGCCCACTTGGGCCGCGGAGCTGCTCGAGGGCCGCAGCATTCGAGCCGCAGCGCCGGCACCCGCCAGTGGTGCGCCGGCCGGCGCGCCAGCTTCGGGAGTCGCCGCGGTCCAGCCGGGCGGGACCGACAGGCCTCCGACGGGGGTGGCCTGGCCCATGGCCGCCGACGGCATCAGCCGCGCGGGCGCCAGCCTCTCCGGAGCTTGCATCAGCGGCTGGGCGGGGATGAAACGTTGCATCCCGGACATCGCCCCCGGGGAGAAGGAGCCGGATGCGGGCATGCCGCCGGCCAGGGCGGCGCTGGATGCGGGCACCCCGCCCAGTGCCGTCGTCCCGGCGCCGCCCCCCTGGCCGAAGGGCATGCCGAGTAGGTCGGTGAAGCTGCTGATCGCCGATGGGAAGCCGCTCGCCAGCGACGAGGCGGGCGAATTGAGCGTCGAGGTCAGCCCCATGCCCGCTTGAGTCGCCATTCCCTGGGTGACGCCCTGCATAGCGGCCCCGGCGGAGGTGGTGGGCGGAGCGACCGCCATCGGCGCGAGCATGGCCGCCGCCGACGAGGCGCCGGCATAGGCGTACATGGCCATGGCGTCCTGGGCCCACATCTCGCCGTACTGCGCCTCGGTGGCCGCGATCGCCGGGGTGTTTATCCCCAGGAAGTTGGTCGCGACGAGCTGCATCAACAGGGCCCGATTGGCGGCGATGAGCGGCGGCGGCACGGTGGCCGCGAACGCCGCCTCGTGTGCCACGGCCGCCGCCGTCGCCTGCATCCCCGCCTGCTCGGCCTGCGCGGCCGTGGCGTGCATCCAGGCCACGTAGGGAGCGGCGGCCGCGGCCATCGCCATCGACGACGGGCCCTGCCAGCCGGATTCGGTGAGGTCGAGAATCACCGTCCCGTAGCCCGTCGCGGCTGAACGCAGTTCCGCGGCCAGCACCTCCCAGGCCATCGCGGCCGCCAGGATCGACGCCGGCCCCGGTCCTGCGTACATCAGGCCGGAATTGATCTCCGGGGGCATCGCACCGAAATCCATGACTAATTCCTCTCTTTCCGTGGTTGCGCTATGCCAGCGCCGGCACGGGCTTCGGGCTGGCGGCGGCTTTGATGGCCGCGTGCGCGTGCACGACGTGCTCGCCGGGCGTGCCGGCAGGCAGGTGCATCGGGGCGACGTGTTCGGCGGGCAAGGCCGGCGCCAGGTCGGCGGCCGCGAGCGGCATCCGGTGGATAGGCGCCGTCGGCGCCAGCTGCGCAGGCGAGATGTGCTGACCGGCCCCCAAATCCGCGGCACCCAGCGGCATCCGGTGGATAGGCGCCGTCGGCGCCAGCTGCGCAGGCGAGATGTGCTGACCGGCCCCCAAATCCGCGGCACCCAGCGGCATCCGGTGGATAGGCGCCGTCGGCGCCAGCTGCGCAGGCGAGATGTGCTGACCGGCCGCCAAATCCGCGCCCGCGACATTCTCGGCGGGCGCCGGGCGGGCGGGCGCCACGTGCTCGAGATGCTGGGCGGGCGCCACGTGCGCGGGCGCGAGGTGCTCGGCGGGAGTTGCCGGGTGACGGCCGTAGTCGGCGTTGGCATAGCCGCCGTGCTGCGGTGCCATGTGACGGCCGTAGTCGGCGTTGGCATAGCCGCCGTGCTGCGGTGTCATGTGGCCGCCGTAGTTGCCGCCGCCGCGCCAACCCTGGCCGAGGGGCGTCGCCGCCGCGAGTGGGCCGGGAGCGGCGGGGCCTGCGCCGGCGGGGACGCCGGGCACCGGCCGGCCGGGGACGGTCGGGGTCACGCGGTTCGGCGCAGCCGGCGCAACCCGGGTGTGCATCGCGGGTGCTGGACGGGCAGGCGCGACGGGGGCCATGCGCGCGGGCGCCAGGTGACCACCCGCGGCCTGCGTCGCATTGGCTGCCTCGGTGGCCGAATACGAATCGGCACTCAGGCCCAGGGCTTTGATGAACTGCTCGTGGATCATGCTCGCCTCGGCGCTGATCGCCTGATATTGCTGGCCGTAACCGGCGAAGGCGGCCGCGGTCATGACCGAAACTTCATCGGCCGCCGGCGGGACCACGCCCGTGATCGAAAACCCGGCCATCGAGTTGGCCGCGGCCACCGCGGCGCCGATCGCCTGCAGCTGGCCGGCTGCGGCTGACAGCAGCTCCGGGTCGGTGGTCAGGAACGACATGTGTCTTCTCCTCGTGCGATGCCGGATTTCGGCTTGGTTTGTCGTACTTGGTGACACTATGTCATAAATAAGGAATCTATGTCCAGTCTTCGGTCGCGATTTCTTGGTTTCGGCTTATAACTCGCAGGTGGAGACGGTTTGCCCGTCTTTCTGCACCGGGTTACTCTGGGTGGATGCCACGAACGAACGCCGCGGGCTGGGGGCTGAGGCGCCTGCTCGAGGCGACGCTGAACCGCGACATCACCGTCGAGCAGTTGCGCGACGCCTGCGGTGTCACCAAAGGACGCTGGTACGGGGCCGGCGGGCGCGCCAACGCCGACGACTTCCCCGACGC includes:
- a CDS encoding PPE family protein, yielding MDFGAMPPEINSGLMYAGPGPASILAAAMAWEVLAAELRSAATGYGTVILDLTESGWQGPSSMAMAAAAAPYVAWMHATAAQAEQAGMQATAAAVAHEAAFAATVPPPLIAANRALLMQLVATNFLGINTPAIAATEAQYGEMWAQDAMAMYAYAGASSAAAMLAPMAVAPPTTSAGAAMQGVTQGMATQAGMGLTSTLNSPASSLASGFPSAISSFTDLLGMPFGQGGGAGTTALGGVPASSAALAGGMPASGSFSPGAMSGMQRFIPAQPLMQAPERLAPARLMPSAAMGQATPVGGLSVPPGWTAATPEAGAPAGAPLAGAGAAARMLRPSSSSAAQVGGMEMRGFGGTMPAPASVLPRVVG
- a CDS encoding WXG100 family type VII secretion target translates to MTINYQFGDVDAHGATIRAQAASLEAEHQAIVRDVLAAGDFWGGAGSAACQEFIIQLGRNFQVIYEQANTHGQKVQTAGSNMAGTDSAVGSSWA
- a CDS encoding VOC family protein, whose product is MKRLDHVVLWTRNPRVSMDFYTRVVGLAPVRFAEFEAGDSPFPSVRVCEDSIIDLVPLGDVAGVESLTRVHGSAGHPVNHVCLALSKSEYDALDLRLQAAGVDTGARLGPNFGARGWAPQAYYFADPDGNVVEARYYE
- the ftsH gene encoding ATP-dependent zinc metalloprotease FtsH, with translation MNRKNVIRTITAIAVVVLLGWSFFYFSDDTRGYKPVDTSVAVAQINGDNVKSAQIDDREQQLRLTLKKGNGDTDNSDKVITKYPSGYAVDLFNALSAKNAKVSTVVNQGSILGELLVYVLPLLLLVGLFVMFSRMQGGARMGFGFGKSRAKLLNKDMPKTTFADVAGVDEAVEELYEIKDFLQNPGRYQALGAKIPKGVLLYGPPGTGKTLLARAVAGEAGVPFFTISGSDFVEMFVGVGASRVRDLFEQAKQNNPCIIFVDEIDAVGRQRGAGLGGGHDEREQTLNQLLVEMDGFDPRAGVILIAATNRPDILDPALLRPGRFDRQIPVSNPDLAGRRAVLAVHSKGKPIAPDADLNGLAKRTVGMTGADLANVINEAALLTARENGTVITTAALEEAVDRVIGGPRRKGRIISEQEKKITAYHEGGHTLAAWAMPDIEPIYKVTILARGRTGGHAVAVPEEDKGLRTRSEMIAQLVFAMGGRAAEELVFREPTTGAVSDIEQATKVARAMVTEFGMSSKLGAVKYGTEHGDPFLGRTMGTQADYSHEVARDIDDEVRKLIEAAHTEAWEILTEYRDVLDTLAGELLEKETLHRPELEGIFADVEKRPRLTMFDDFGGRIPSDKPPIKTPGELAMERGEPWPPPVPEPAFKAAIARASQAAAAAGADADRKNNGGNGSQAAGNRPGVPHGPTQPDYGAPAGWHAPGWPPQDPQPNYWYPPPQAPQQPYWPQPAGHSPGYPGQPRHQGHQGPQGQVQPPYPPYPPYPPPSLPDPAGASPDQQDDDVSRSNPPAHG
- a CDS encoding zinc-binding dehydrogenase; the protein is MRAAVLRDGRMVCRDDVPDPVPEAGQVLVGVQACGICGSDLHFAAHGAHVLQMSDRVAGEAGGMHVDLNHDVFMGHEFSAEVLEAGPGTETHPPGTLVTSLPVLLSAKGVEPIVYSNSTIGGYAERMLLSAPLLLPVPNGLDFKHAALTEPMAVGLHAVNKSNIAPGETALVIGCGPIGIAIIAALRARGAENVVASDFSPKRRELAAAMGAHQTLDAAQGSPFDSVKPAVVFEAVGVPGIIDDVLLRARPGTRLVVAGVCMQPDTVHPFFAIAKEINVQFVLAYTPEEFTDSLRALAEGDIDVSPLITGEVGLDGVGAAFDELADPERHCKVLVTP
- a CDS encoding LLM class flavin-dependent oxidoreductase, which gives rise to MSAPLRFGVFITPFHPIGQSPTVALEYDMERVVALDRLGYDEAWFGEHHSGGYELIACPEVFIAAAAERTKHIRLGTGVVSLPYHHPLMVADRWVLLDHLTRGRVMFGTGPGALPSDAYMMGIDPVDQRHMMQESLEAILALFRAGPTERIDRHTDWFTLRDAQLHIRPYTWPYPEISTAAMISPSGPRLAGALGTSLLSLSMSVPGGYAALETTWDVVREQAAKAGRDEPNRADWRVLSIMHIADSRERAIDDCTYGLQDFANYFGAAGFVPLANTVEGAQTPHEFVEDYAAKGNCCIGTPEDAIAHIEDLLDRSGGFGTLLMLGHDWASPEATYHCYELMARKVIPHFKGQLTASRSSHDWAKGNRDQLIGRAGEAVVKAITEHVDEQKGVKS
- the folE gene encoding GTP cyclohydrolase I FolE; protein product: MAVTGVGPDTASPSVRVFDQARAEAAVRELLHAIGEDPDRHGLRDTPARVARAYREIFAGLYTDPDSVLNTMFDEDHDELVLVKEIPLYSTCEHHLVSFHGVAHVGYIPGSDGRVTGLSKIARLVDLYAKRPQVQERLTSQVADALMNKLDPRGVIVVIEAEHLCMAMRGVRKPGAVTTTSAVRGQFKTNAASRAEALDLILRK
- a CDS encoding alpha/beta fold hydrolase, giving the protein MVLKSTERLVETNGVQLRVTEAGERGAPVVILAHGFPELAYSWRHQIPVLAEAGYRVLAPDQRGYGGSSRPEAVEAYDVHQLTADLVGLLDDVGAERAVWIGHDWGAAVVWNAPLLHPDRVAAVAALSVPAVPRPKSAPTQAWRKAFGENFFYILYFQEPGVADAELNADPARTMRRMMGGLRTSGDPLTASRMVAPGPEGFIDRLPEPDALPDWLSQEELDHYVAEFSRTGFTGGLNWYRNFDRNWETTPELADAKITVPALFIGGTADPVLTFTRADRASQLITGPYRQVMIDDAGHWLQQERPDEVNAALLDFLNGLELR
- a CDS encoding WXG100 family type VII secretion target, producing the protein MTTRFMTDPHAMRDMAGRFEVHAQTVEDEARKMWASSQNISGAGWSGTAEATSYDTMGQMNQAFRNIVNMLHGVRDGLVRDADNYEQQEQASQQVLGS